A window of the Hevea brasiliensis isolate MT/VB/25A 57/8 chromosome 6, ASM3005281v1, whole genome shotgun sequence genome harbors these coding sequences:
- the LOC110644061 gene encoding uncharacterized protein LOC110644061 isoform X2, whose translation MIPYCKASYSKKFMLCQLYTVMGRKKDLYWKHVEELDGDRFKCIYCGRVFSGGIPRIVAHLAGATNHGIDICFEVPAQIRKEAYSKLDNRRKKAKIAISSSDLQDSQVISASPQKLSDGTHQNVEFSNADETDKNEVDEKLIKFIISNNIPFDVIETQSFTDLMRSASKCPDYRPPGPLTVFTKIIANIEMESKVCSGIQTNEVLTYIDNVKGSWATTGCTLRLEKLCNFVYVTAYSPEGSLFMNCCGNSLHTETDFDITRIVCSIIEDIGVDQVVQLITNDASISHSAGEMLTIKYPKIFSTQCVAQRIHGFLKDVYHKVEWVQLLIQKSELIIGHLNEDATILQLMPRLKFKRPCKSKFASYYQMLQSIFDEQLLLQQLVYFLDSFHLNYKKDAVTQKIFDIIQSAEFWSEGQELLETMKSVIRVLCLVECYGSTSGYLYEAMEMAKEAIKAQCIKNQNKYAEILDLFTSLSNNIIHPMHLAAAFLNPVYMNSREFEVDPQMERGIVFMLDTLVGNEEKEIFKGEVKLYLKKVPNLFTVAANQLLQTCHPCIWWELRGKCLPVLRKCAMRILSQPCKCSLPYNAYNVVQEEMKKGANFSKHILILRMNMMLMEKWRTSETEPLEPIDLERCSKLPDYTDPIKGCEDDHQMGMSLDRKNFDDKNAANEGQGLHSNAMSPFSSYGLCRWKGNIARRRWRIIYCLLKFLSLYKNLGKQHRREGFFFAQGLHSNAMSPFSSYGWCRWNGHVARRRWRTIYCLFKFLSLYNNFGKQHRKEGFFFALDVHSNDISPFASYGWCRWNENVARRRWRIIYCLFKFLSLYNNLGKQHRRKRSPCLLALDFPMPLNKENFDDENSTKKRSGSTSPVTEEETRAFLLQNERVTTVDLVARFRSRLKGSEHKMAFLEILRRISRIRKTGGSSYVVLRDGRPSLLPAVADNLMELQMQPSM comes from the exons ATGATTCCCTATTGCAAAGCCAGTTATTCTAAGAAGTTTATGTTGTGTCAGCTATACACGGTTATGGGCAGGAAAAAAGATCTATATTGGAAACATGTGGAAGAATTGGATGGCGACCGTTTTAAATGCATTTACTGTGGACGTGTTTTTTCAGGGGGCATTCCAAGGATTGTAGCTCATTTGGCTGGAGCTACAAACCATGGGATTGACATATGCTTTGAAGTTCCTGCACAAATACGAAAAGAAGCTTATTCAAAACTTGACAATCGTCGAAAAAAAGCTAAAATTGCAATCAGCTCGAGTGATCTCCAAGATAGTCAAGTAATTTCAGCTTCTCCCCAGAAATTGTCAGACGGTACGCACCAAAATGTTGAGTTTTCAAATGCAGATGAGACGGATAAGAATGAAGTGGATGAAAAGCTCATCAAATTCATTATTTCAAACAACATTCCATTTGATGTTATTGAAACACAATCATTTACTGACCTGATGAGGAGCGCATCTAAGTGTCCTGATTATAGGCCACCAGGTCCTCTGACTGTCTTCACAAAAATCATTGCTAACATTGAGATGGAAAGCAAGGTATGCTCTGGAATACAAACAAATGAAGTCTTAACATACATAGATAATGTGAAGGGATCATGGGCTACAACAGGTTGCACATTAAGGCTTGAAAAATTGTGTAACTTCGTTTATGTCACTGCATATTCTCCTGAAGGGTCTCTGTTTATGAACTGCTGTGGAAATTCTCTGCACACGGAGACAGATTTTGATATTACAAGGATTGTTTGTTCTATAATTGAAGATATTGGGGTTGATCAGGTTGTGCAGTTAATCACAAATGATGCTTCAATTTCTCACTCTGCTGGGGAAATGCTCACAATTAAGTATCCCAAAATTTTCAGTACTCAGTGTGTTGCTCAAAGGATTCATGGTTTCCTCAAGGATGTTTATCATAAAGTAGAATGGGTGCAGCTATTAATCCAAAAATCAGAATTAATTATTGGACATTTGAATGAAGATGCCACAATTTTGCAGCTGATGCCTAGATTAAAATTCAAACGTCCTTGTAAGTCTAAATTTGCCTCCTATTATCAAATGCTTCAATCAATTTTTGATGAGCAGTTGTTGTTGCAACAACTCGTTTATTTTCTGGACTCGTTCCACCTGAATTATAAAAAGGACGCAGTGACACAGAAAATTTTCGACATTATTCAAAGTGCAGAATTTTGGAGTGAAGGGCAAGAGCTACTGGAAACTATGAAATCGGTTATTAGAGTCCTTTGTTTAGTGGAATGCTATGGATCAACATCAGGTTATTTATATGAAGCAATGGAAATGGCAAAGGAAGCAATTAAGGCGCAGTGTATTAAGAATCAAAATAAGTATGCTGAGATATTGGACTTGTTTACGAGTCTAAGCAACAATATCATCCATCCGATGCATCTTGCCGCAGCTTTTCTTAACCCTGTTTATATGAATAGTAGAGAATTTGAAGTTGATCCTCAAATGGAGAGAGGCATAGTCTTTATGCTGGATACCTTAGTGGGCAATGAAGAGAAGGAAATTTTCAAAGGAGAAGTGAAGCTTTATCTCAAGAAAGTACCAAATTTATTCACTGTTGCTGCAAATCAATTGTTGCAAACATGTCATCCTT GTATATGGTGGGAGTTACGGGGGAAATGTCTTCCAGTTTTACGAAAGTGTGCAATGAGAATTTTGAGTCAACCTTGTAAATGCAGTCTGCCTTACAATGCATATAATGTTGTTCAAGAAGAGATGAAAAAGGGAgcaaatttttcaaaacatattctaatcCTGAGAATGAATATGATGCTCATGGAAAAATGGAGAACTTCAGAAACGGAACCCCTGGAGCCAATTGATCTTGAAAGGTGCAGTAAACTCCCTGATTATACTGATCCTATTAAAGGTTGCGAAGATGATCATCAAATGGGGATGAGTTTGGACAGAAAAAATTTTGATGATAAAAATGCGGCAAATGAG GGGCAGGGCCTCCATTCAAACGCAATGTCACCCTTCTCATCCTATGGATTGTGCAGATGGAAAGGAAACATTGCTCGAAGAAGATGGAGAATTATCTACTGCTTATTGAAATTTCTTTCTTTGTATAAAAATTTGGGCAAACAGCACAGAAGGGAAGGATTCTTTTTCGCTCAGGGCCTCCATTCAAATGCTATGTCACCCTTCTCATCCTATGGATGGTGCAGATGGAATGGACACGTTGCTCGAAGAAGATGGAGAACTATCTACTGCTTGTTCAAATTTCTTTCTTTGTATAACAATTTTGGCAAACAGCACAGAAAGGAAGGATTCTTTTTTGCTCTGGACGTCCATTCAAACGATATATCACCCTTTGCATCCTATGGATGGTGCAGATGGAATGAAAATGTTGCTCGAAGAAGATGGAGAATTATCTACTGCTTATTCAAATTTCTTTCTTTGTATAACAATTTGGGCAAACAGCATAGAAGGAAACGATCTCCATGCTTACTTGCCCTGGACTTTCCAATGCCATTGAACAAAGAAAATTTTGATGATGAAAATTCAACAAAGAAG AGATCAGGATCGACATCACCTGTTACTGAAGAAGAGACCAGGGCTTTTTTGTTGCAAAATGAGCGCGTGACTACAGTGGATCTTGTTGCTAGGTTCAGATCGCGACTGAAAGGATCTGAACATAAGATGGCTTTTTTGGAAATCCTGAGAAGAATTTCTAGGATTCGGAAGACTGGCGGCTCCAGCTACGTGGTATTAAGAGATGGAAGACCCTCTTTACTTCCAGCAGTTGCAGATAACCTCATGGAACTGCAAATGCAACCATCCATGTGA
- the LOC110644061 gene encoding uncharacterized protein LOC110644061 isoform X1, whose protein sequence is MIPYCKASYSKKFMLCQLYTVMGRKKDLYWKHVEELDGDRFKCIYCGRVFSGGIPRIVAHLAGATNHGIDICFEVPAQIRKEAYSKLDNRRKKAKIAISSSDLQDSQVISASPQKLSDGTHQNVEFSNADETDKNEVDEKLIKFIISNNIPFDVIETQSFTDLMRSASKCPDYRPPGPLTVFTKIIANIEMESKVCSGIQTNEVLTYIDNVKGSWATTGCTLRLEKLCNFVYVTAYSPEGSLFMNCCGNSLHTETDFDITRIVCSIIEDIGVDQVVQLITNDASISHSAGEMLTIKYPKIFSTQCVAQRIHGFLKDVYHKVEWVQLLIQKSELIIGHLNEDATILQLMPRLKFKRPCKSKFASYYQMLQSIFDEQLLLQQLVYFLDSFHLNYKKDAVTQKIFDIIQSAEFWSEGQELLETMKSVIRVLCLVECYGSTSGYLYEAMEMAKEAIKAQCIKNQNKYAEILDLFTSLSNNIIHPMHLAAAFLNPVYMNSREFEVDPQMERGIVFMLDTLVGNEEKEIFKGEVKLYLKKVPNLFTVAANQLLQTCHPCIWWELRGKCLPVLRKCAMRILSQPCKCSLPYNAYNVVQEEMKKGANFSKHILILRMNMMLMEKWRTSETEPLEPIDLERCSKLPDYTDPIKGCEDDHQMGMSLDRKNFDDKNAANEGQGLHSNAMSPFSSYGLCRWKGNIARRRWRIIYCLLKFLSLYKNLGKQHRREGFFFAQGLHSNAMSPFSSYGWCRWNGHVARRRWRTIYCLFKFLSLYNNFGKQHRKEGFFFALDVHSNDISPFASYGWCRWNENVARRRWRIIYCLFKFLSLYNNLGKQHRRKRSPCLLALDFPMPLNKENFDDENSTKKKRSGSTSPVTEEETRAFLLQNERVTTVDLVARFRSRLKGSEHKMAFLEILRRISRIRKTGGSSYVVLRDGRPSLLPAVADNLMELQMQPSM, encoded by the exons ATGATTCCCTATTGCAAAGCCAGTTATTCTAAGAAGTTTATGTTGTGTCAGCTATACACGGTTATGGGCAGGAAAAAAGATCTATATTGGAAACATGTGGAAGAATTGGATGGCGACCGTTTTAAATGCATTTACTGTGGACGTGTTTTTTCAGGGGGCATTCCAAGGATTGTAGCTCATTTGGCTGGAGCTACAAACCATGGGATTGACATATGCTTTGAAGTTCCTGCACAAATACGAAAAGAAGCTTATTCAAAACTTGACAATCGTCGAAAAAAAGCTAAAATTGCAATCAGCTCGAGTGATCTCCAAGATAGTCAAGTAATTTCAGCTTCTCCCCAGAAATTGTCAGACGGTACGCACCAAAATGTTGAGTTTTCAAATGCAGATGAGACGGATAAGAATGAAGTGGATGAAAAGCTCATCAAATTCATTATTTCAAACAACATTCCATTTGATGTTATTGAAACACAATCATTTACTGACCTGATGAGGAGCGCATCTAAGTGTCCTGATTATAGGCCACCAGGTCCTCTGACTGTCTTCACAAAAATCATTGCTAACATTGAGATGGAAAGCAAGGTATGCTCTGGAATACAAACAAATGAAGTCTTAACATACATAGATAATGTGAAGGGATCATGGGCTACAACAGGTTGCACATTAAGGCTTGAAAAATTGTGTAACTTCGTTTATGTCACTGCATATTCTCCTGAAGGGTCTCTGTTTATGAACTGCTGTGGAAATTCTCTGCACACGGAGACAGATTTTGATATTACAAGGATTGTTTGTTCTATAATTGAAGATATTGGGGTTGATCAGGTTGTGCAGTTAATCACAAATGATGCTTCAATTTCTCACTCTGCTGGGGAAATGCTCACAATTAAGTATCCCAAAATTTTCAGTACTCAGTGTGTTGCTCAAAGGATTCATGGTTTCCTCAAGGATGTTTATCATAAAGTAGAATGGGTGCAGCTATTAATCCAAAAATCAGAATTAATTATTGGACATTTGAATGAAGATGCCACAATTTTGCAGCTGATGCCTAGATTAAAATTCAAACGTCCTTGTAAGTCTAAATTTGCCTCCTATTATCAAATGCTTCAATCAATTTTTGATGAGCAGTTGTTGTTGCAACAACTCGTTTATTTTCTGGACTCGTTCCACCTGAATTATAAAAAGGACGCAGTGACACAGAAAATTTTCGACATTATTCAAAGTGCAGAATTTTGGAGTGAAGGGCAAGAGCTACTGGAAACTATGAAATCGGTTATTAGAGTCCTTTGTTTAGTGGAATGCTATGGATCAACATCAGGTTATTTATATGAAGCAATGGAAATGGCAAAGGAAGCAATTAAGGCGCAGTGTATTAAGAATCAAAATAAGTATGCTGAGATATTGGACTTGTTTACGAGTCTAAGCAACAATATCATCCATCCGATGCATCTTGCCGCAGCTTTTCTTAACCCTGTTTATATGAATAGTAGAGAATTTGAAGTTGATCCTCAAATGGAGAGAGGCATAGTCTTTATGCTGGATACCTTAGTGGGCAATGAAGAGAAGGAAATTTTCAAAGGAGAAGTGAAGCTTTATCTCAAGAAAGTACCAAATTTATTCACTGTTGCTGCAAATCAATTGTTGCAAACATGTCATCCTT GTATATGGTGGGAGTTACGGGGGAAATGTCTTCCAGTTTTACGAAAGTGTGCAATGAGAATTTTGAGTCAACCTTGTAAATGCAGTCTGCCTTACAATGCATATAATGTTGTTCAAGAAGAGATGAAAAAGGGAgcaaatttttcaaaacatattctaatcCTGAGAATGAATATGATGCTCATGGAAAAATGGAGAACTTCAGAAACGGAACCCCTGGAGCCAATTGATCTTGAAAGGTGCAGTAAACTCCCTGATTATACTGATCCTATTAAAGGTTGCGAAGATGATCATCAAATGGGGATGAGTTTGGACAGAAAAAATTTTGATGATAAAAATGCGGCAAATGAG GGGCAGGGCCTCCATTCAAACGCAATGTCACCCTTCTCATCCTATGGATTGTGCAGATGGAAAGGAAACATTGCTCGAAGAAGATGGAGAATTATCTACTGCTTATTGAAATTTCTTTCTTTGTATAAAAATTTGGGCAAACAGCACAGAAGGGAAGGATTCTTTTTCGCTCAGGGCCTCCATTCAAATGCTATGTCACCCTTCTCATCCTATGGATGGTGCAGATGGAATGGACACGTTGCTCGAAGAAGATGGAGAACTATCTACTGCTTGTTCAAATTTCTTTCTTTGTATAACAATTTTGGCAAACAGCACAGAAAGGAAGGATTCTTTTTTGCTCTGGACGTCCATTCAAACGATATATCACCCTTTGCATCCTATGGATGGTGCAGATGGAATGAAAATGTTGCTCGAAGAAGATGGAGAATTATCTACTGCTTATTCAAATTTCTTTCTTTGTATAACAATTTGGGCAAACAGCATAGAAGGAAACGATCTCCATGCTTACTTGCCCTGGACTTTCCAATGCCATTGAACAAAGAAAATTTTGATGATGAAAATTCAACAAAGAAG aAGAGATCAGGATCGACATCACCTGTTACTGAAGAAGAGACCAGGGCTTTTTTGTTGCAAAATGAGCGCGTGACTACAGTGGATCTTGTTGCTAGGTTCAGATCGCGACTGAAAGGATCTGAACATAAGATGGCTTTTTTGGAAATCCTGAGAAGAATTTCTAGGATTCGGAAGACTGGCGGCTCCAGCTACGTGGTATTAAGAGATGGAAGACCCTCTTTACTTCCAGCAGTTGCAGATAACCTCATGGAACTGCAAATGCAACCATCCATGTGA
- the LOC110644061 gene encoding uncharacterized protein LOC110644061 isoform X3, whose translation MGRKKDLYWKHVEELDGDRFKCIYCGRVFSGGIPRIVAHLAGATNHGIDICFEVPAQIRKEAYSKLDNRRKKAKIAISSSDLQDSQVISASPQKLSDGTHQNVEFSNADETDKNEVDEKLIKFIISNNIPFDVIETQSFTDLMRSASKCPDYRPPGPLTVFTKIIANIEMESKVCSGIQTNEVLTYIDNVKGSWATTGCTLRLEKLCNFVYVTAYSPEGSLFMNCCGNSLHTETDFDITRIVCSIIEDIGVDQVVQLITNDASISHSAGEMLTIKYPKIFSTQCVAQRIHGFLKDVYHKVEWVQLLIQKSELIIGHLNEDATILQLMPRLKFKRPCKSKFASYYQMLQSIFDEQLLLQQLVYFLDSFHLNYKKDAVTQKIFDIIQSAEFWSEGQELLETMKSVIRVLCLVECYGSTSGYLYEAMEMAKEAIKAQCIKNQNKYAEILDLFTSLSNNIIHPMHLAAAFLNPVYMNSREFEVDPQMERGIVFMLDTLVGNEEKEIFKGEVKLYLKKVPNLFTVAANQLLQTCHPCIWWELRGKCLPVLRKCAMRILSQPCKCSLPYNAYNVVQEEMKKGANFSKHILILRMNMMLMEKWRTSETEPLEPIDLERCSKLPDYTDPIKGCEDDHQMGMSLDRKNFDDKNAANEGQGLHSNAMSPFSSYGLCRWKGNIARRRWRIIYCLLKFLSLYKNLGKQHRREGFFFAQGLHSNAMSPFSSYGWCRWNGHVARRRWRTIYCLFKFLSLYNNFGKQHRKEGFFFALDVHSNDISPFASYGWCRWNENVARRRWRIIYCLFKFLSLYNNLGKQHRRKRSPCLLALDFPMPLNKENFDDENSTKKKRSGSTSPVTEEETRAFLLQNERVTTVDLVARFRSRLKGSEHKMAFLEILRRISRIRKTGGSSYVVLRDGRPSLLPAVADNLMELQMQPSM comes from the exons ATGGGCAGGAAAAAAGATCTATATTGGAAACATGTGGAAGAATTGGATGGCGACCGTTTTAAATGCATTTACTGTGGACGTGTTTTTTCAGGGGGCATTCCAAGGATTGTAGCTCATTTGGCTGGAGCTACAAACCATGGGATTGACATATGCTTTGAAGTTCCTGCACAAATACGAAAAGAAGCTTATTCAAAACTTGACAATCGTCGAAAAAAAGCTAAAATTGCAATCAGCTCGAGTGATCTCCAAGATAGTCAAGTAATTTCAGCTTCTCCCCAGAAATTGTCAGACGGTACGCACCAAAATGTTGAGTTTTCAAATGCAGATGAGACGGATAAGAATGAAGTGGATGAAAAGCTCATCAAATTCATTATTTCAAACAACATTCCATTTGATGTTATTGAAACACAATCATTTACTGACCTGATGAGGAGCGCATCTAAGTGTCCTGATTATAGGCCACCAGGTCCTCTGACTGTCTTCACAAAAATCATTGCTAACATTGAGATGGAAAGCAAGGTATGCTCTGGAATACAAACAAATGAAGTCTTAACATACATAGATAATGTGAAGGGATCATGGGCTACAACAGGTTGCACATTAAGGCTTGAAAAATTGTGTAACTTCGTTTATGTCACTGCATATTCTCCTGAAGGGTCTCTGTTTATGAACTGCTGTGGAAATTCTCTGCACACGGAGACAGATTTTGATATTACAAGGATTGTTTGTTCTATAATTGAAGATATTGGGGTTGATCAGGTTGTGCAGTTAATCACAAATGATGCTTCAATTTCTCACTCTGCTGGGGAAATGCTCACAATTAAGTATCCCAAAATTTTCAGTACTCAGTGTGTTGCTCAAAGGATTCATGGTTTCCTCAAGGATGTTTATCATAAAGTAGAATGGGTGCAGCTATTAATCCAAAAATCAGAATTAATTATTGGACATTTGAATGAAGATGCCACAATTTTGCAGCTGATGCCTAGATTAAAATTCAAACGTCCTTGTAAGTCTAAATTTGCCTCCTATTATCAAATGCTTCAATCAATTTTTGATGAGCAGTTGTTGTTGCAACAACTCGTTTATTTTCTGGACTCGTTCCACCTGAATTATAAAAAGGACGCAGTGACACAGAAAATTTTCGACATTATTCAAAGTGCAGAATTTTGGAGTGAAGGGCAAGAGCTACTGGAAACTATGAAATCGGTTATTAGAGTCCTTTGTTTAGTGGAATGCTATGGATCAACATCAGGTTATTTATATGAAGCAATGGAAATGGCAAAGGAAGCAATTAAGGCGCAGTGTATTAAGAATCAAAATAAGTATGCTGAGATATTGGACTTGTTTACGAGTCTAAGCAACAATATCATCCATCCGATGCATCTTGCCGCAGCTTTTCTTAACCCTGTTTATATGAATAGTAGAGAATTTGAAGTTGATCCTCAAATGGAGAGAGGCATAGTCTTTATGCTGGATACCTTAGTGGGCAATGAAGAGAAGGAAATTTTCAAAGGAGAAGTGAAGCTTTATCTCAAGAAAGTACCAAATTTATTCACTGTTGCTGCAAATCAATTGTTGCAAACATGTCATCCTT GTATATGGTGGGAGTTACGGGGGAAATGTCTTCCAGTTTTACGAAAGTGTGCAATGAGAATTTTGAGTCAACCTTGTAAATGCAGTCTGCCTTACAATGCATATAATGTTGTTCAAGAAGAGATGAAAAAGGGAgcaaatttttcaaaacatattctaatcCTGAGAATGAATATGATGCTCATGGAAAAATGGAGAACTTCAGAAACGGAACCCCTGGAGCCAATTGATCTTGAAAGGTGCAGTAAACTCCCTGATTATACTGATCCTATTAAAGGTTGCGAAGATGATCATCAAATGGGGATGAGTTTGGACAGAAAAAATTTTGATGATAAAAATGCGGCAAATGAG GGGCAGGGCCTCCATTCAAACGCAATGTCACCCTTCTCATCCTATGGATTGTGCAGATGGAAAGGAAACATTGCTCGAAGAAGATGGAGAATTATCTACTGCTTATTGAAATTTCTTTCTTTGTATAAAAATTTGGGCAAACAGCACAGAAGGGAAGGATTCTTTTTCGCTCAGGGCCTCCATTCAAATGCTATGTCACCCTTCTCATCCTATGGATGGTGCAGATGGAATGGACACGTTGCTCGAAGAAGATGGAGAACTATCTACTGCTTGTTCAAATTTCTTTCTTTGTATAACAATTTTGGCAAACAGCACAGAAAGGAAGGATTCTTTTTTGCTCTGGACGTCCATTCAAACGATATATCACCCTTTGCATCCTATGGATGGTGCAGATGGAATGAAAATGTTGCTCGAAGAAGATGGAGAATTATCTACTGCTTATTCAAATTTCTTTCTTTGTATAACAATTTGGGCAAACAGCATAGAAGGAAACGATCTCCATGCTTACTTGCCCTGGACTTTCCAATGCCATTGAACAAAGAAAATTTTGATGATGAAAATTCAACAAAGAAG aAGAGATCAGGATCGACATCACCTGTTACTGAAGAAGAGACCAGGGCTTTTTTGTTGCAAAATGAGCGCGTGACTACAGTGGATCTTGTTGCTAGGTTCAGATCGCGACTGAAAGGATCTGAACATAAGATGGCTTTTTTGGAAATCCTGAGAAGAATTTCTAGGATTCGGAAGACTGGCGGCTCCAGCTACGTGGTATTAAGAGATGGAAGACCCTCTTTACTTCCAGCAGTTGCAGATAACCTCATGGAACTGCAAATGCAACCATCCATGTGA